A single window of Thalassomonas viridans DNA harbors:
- a CDS encoding winged helix-turn-helix transcriptional regulator has translation MSLPLPGAPVRGSKTGKPVMALLDLLGRNWTLGILWNLSQDPCTFRELQKRCENISPTLLNNRLKELQGTLFVEKQASGYALTELGEELFGHIRPLGGFSRLWQQRLEQSDSQQQL, from the coding sequence ATGTCATTACCACTTCCCGGTGCGCCGGTGCGGGGTTCAAAAACCGGCAAGCCTGTTATGGCCCTGCTGGATTTATTGGGGCGTAACTGGACCTTGGGGATTTTATGGAACCTCAGCCAGGATCCCTGCACCTTCCGTGAACTACAAAAACGTTGTGAAAATATCTCCCCGACCTTGCTCAATAACCGGCTAAAGGAATTGCAGGGGACCTTATTTGTGGAAAAGCAGGCTTCCGGTTATGCCCTGACTGAGTTGGGGGAAGAACTATTTGGCCATATCAGGCCGCTGGGAGGCTTCAGCCGTTTATGGCAGCAACGCCTTGAGCAGTCCGATAGCCAGCAACAGCTTTAA
- the nudC gene encoding NAD(+) diphosphatase has translation MSSPALTFSQMSLNRASSARKNETWLQEQQNRADTVFLPVWRSLCLFTQEQLAWLTRELEITRQLIAQASNCYFLGLDGEQAVFVLDLSDLSQQNLEAMLGDKYQLKDFRISLPLVTPKQAPVLAYGRALNHWHRQCLHCGYCGEKTLSLDGGHRRKCQSESCAKEHFPRTDPVVIMLVEHQAPGEKARCLLAQHHNIPAKVVSTLAGFVDPGESLEEAVCREVQEEAGVAVEQVTYMASQPWPFPNSLMIGFFARAKNDKLNIDNDEIADAKWFSAEEISTFDNWGDEGDNYKLPRKESIARYLIDTWLAQQQKQQT, from the coding sequence TTGAGTAGTCCTGCACTAACTTTTTCACAAATGTCATTAAACCGGGCGTCTTCTGCCCGTAAAAACGAGACTTGGCTGCAGGAGCAGCAAAATAGGGCGGATACGGTTTTTTTACCCGTATGGCGTTCCCTATGCCTGTTTACACAAGAGCAGCTGGCCTGGCTTACCCGGGAGCTTGAAATAACCCGGCAGCTGATAGCACAGGCAAGCAACTGTTATTTTTTAGGCCTGGACGGCGAGCAGGCGGTTTTTGTACTCGATCTTTCTGATCTGTCCCAGCAAAACCTTGAGGCTATGTTGGGGGATAAATACCAGCTAAAAGATTTCCGCATTTCCTTACCCCTGGTTACCCCTAAGCAGGCGCCTGTTTTGGCTTATGGCCGTGCCCTTAATCATTGGCACAGGCAGTGCCTGCATTGCGGTTATTGCGGTGAGAAAACCCTCTCCCTTGACGGTGGTCACAGGCGAAAATGCCAAAGCGAGTCATGTGCCAAAGAGCACTTTCCCCGTACCGATCCTGTGGTGATTATGCTGGTGGAGCACCAGGCTCCCGGGGAAAAGGCCAGGTGTTTACTGGCGCAGCACCATAATATTCCGGCAAAAGTGGTTTCTACCCTGGCGGGCTTTGTCGATCCGGGGGAATCTCTGGAAGAAGCCGTATGCCGGGAGGTTCAGGAAGAGGCCGGTGTAGCGGTGGAGCAGGTGACTTATATGGCTTCCCAGCCCTGGCCGTTTCCCAATTCCCTGATGATAGGCTTTTTTGCCCGGGCAAAAAACGATAAGCTCAATATCGATAATGACGAAATTGCCGATGCCAAATGGTTCAGCGCCGAAGAGATCAGTACTTTTGATAATTGGGGAGATGAAGGAGATAACTATAAACTGCCGAGAAAAGAGTCTATCGCCCGGTATTTGATCGATACCTGGCTTGCTCAGCAGCAAAAACAGCAAACATAA
- the hpf gene encoding ribosome hibernation-promoting factor, HPF/YfiA family has translation MKINLSGHHVDVTSSIKEHVEEKFSKIATHFPTLISLDVILSKEHGKHQAELRTTYEGGRISATGTDDVMYPAIALAAKKLDAALKHRKGQLKANLHAKPGMTTPEIAHERIQEMELS, from the coding sequence ATGAAAATAAATCTTTCTGGTCACCATGTCGATGTTACTAGTTCGATCAAAGAGCATGTCGAAGAAAAATTCTCCAAGATAGCAACTCATTTTCCTACACTTATTTCGCTTGATGTTATCCTTTCCAAGGAGCACGGCAAGCATCAGGCTGAATTACGAACGACCTATGAGGGAGGAAGAATCTCTGCCACAGGTACAGATGATGTCATGTATCCGGCTATCGCCCTTGCCGCTAAAAAACTCGATGCCGCACTCAAGCATCGCAAAGGCCAGTTAAAGGCCAACCTTCATGCCAAACCCGGGATGACTACCCCTGAAATCGCGCATGAAAGAATACAGGAAATGGAATTATCCTAA
- a CDS encoding acyl-CoA thioesterase: MNKPQRDVTLRFLAEPQDVNFGGKVHGGAVMKWIDLAAYACAAGWSGRYCVTAYAGGIRFVAPIHVGSLVEVAAKVIYTGSSSMHIALEVTACDPKSLNRRLTTHCIVIMVAVDETGHNIEIPKWVPKTEADKKQHQSAIKLMEMRKQISDEMQIYLEDG, from the coding sequence ATGAATAAACCACAAAGAGACGTCACCCTGAGATTCCTGGCAGAGCCCCAGGATGTTAACTTTGGCGGCAAGGTACACGGCGGTGCGGTGATGAAATGGATAGACCTGGCCGCCTATGCCTGTGCCGCCGGCTGGAGTGGCCGTTACTGTGTCACCGCCTATGCCGGCGGTATACGCTTTGTGGCGCCGATCCATGTCGGCAGCCTGGTGGAAGTGGCCGCCAAGGTGATTTATACCGGTTCTTCCTCCATGCATATTGCCCTGGAAGTGACCGCCTGCGATCCCAAATCCCTCAACCGCCGCCTGACCACACATTGCATCGTTATCATGGTGGCGGTGGATGAAACCGGACATAACATAGAAATCCCCAAATGGGTGCCCAAAACCGAAGCAGATAAGAAACAACACCAAAGCGCCATTAAACTGATGGAAATGCGTAAGCAAATCAGCGACGAAATGCAGATCTATCTGGAAGACGGCTAA
- a CDS encoding glycine zipper 2TM domain-containing protein, with protein MKIVTKALTKALIMVSLLATAANATAGHHKGDSFYARGKVISATPIYQTVRVEHVHDSGCWTRVRHHHSSGGYHTSSGHHGSNEVAATVVGAVIGGTVGHVLFKKSDLKGVGTVAGAIIGGSVGNDIGRHSHSSGHYSSGYRHASHRKVLHCRQEYTSFEEITGYDVTYKYQGDIYHTRTRHHPGKKIKLKVTVDPV; from the coding sequence ATGAAGATTGTAACCAAAGCCTTAACCAAAGCCTTGATAATGGTTTCGCTGTTAGCGACTGCGGCAAATGCGACCGCCGGTCATCACAAGGGAGACAGTTTTTATGCCAGGGGCAAAGTGATCTCCGCCACGCCGATTTATCAAACCGTCAGGGTAGAGCATGTGCATGACAGCGGCTGCTGGACCCGGGTACGCCACCATCACAGCAGCGGCGGCTATCACACCAGCTCCGGCCACCATGGAAGCAACGAGGTAGCGGCGACGGTTGTCGGCGCCGTTATCGGCGGCACTGTCGGCCATGTTTTATTTAAAAAGTCAGACCTTAAAGGAGTAGGTACGGTAGCCGGGGCCATTATCGGCGGTTCAGTGGGCAATGACATCGGTCGTCACAGCCATAGCTCAGGCCATTATAGCTCGGGGTACCGCCATGCCAGTCACCGTAAGGTGCTGCATTGTCGCCAGGAATATACCAGTTTTGAAGAAATCACAGGTTATGACGTGACCTACAAATATCAGGGAGATATCTACCATACCCGCACCCGCCACCATCCGGGTAAAAAGATCAAACTGAAGGTGACGGTAGATCCGGTATAA
- a CDS encoding PepSY domain-containing protein, with the protein MRSVLLLMLFLLATLSVGQHKAQANAAVNNYQVTGYDLPSTGDKAAKKERHKKSSRKISQQQAAQKVKNRYGGKVLKVQSSKVNGQAGYKVKLLKKDGHIISVLVDGHSGKIKGN; encoded by the coding sequence ATGAGATCCGTTTTACTTTTGATGTTGTTTTTACTGGCAACTTTGTCTGTCGGCCAGCATAAGGCGCAGGCAAATGCTGCCGTTAACAACTATCAGGTAACAGGGTACGACTTGCCCTCGACAGGGGATAAGGCCGCTAAAAAAGAACGTCATAAAAAATCTTCCAGGAAAATTTCCCAGCAGCAGGCGGCACAGAAGGTCAAAAACCGTTATGGCGGCAAGGTACTTAAAGTACAAAGCAGCAAGGTTAACGGCCAGGCCGGATATAAGGTCAAACTGTTAAAAAAAGACGGCCATATTATTTCCGTGCTGGTAGATGGTCATTCGGGAAAGATTAAGGGAAATTAA
- a CDS encoding response regulator transcription factor, with protein MRLLLVEDDLALQANLQEQLVRAGYSVDVAGDGEEGLFKGREYPYDAAIIDVGLPKMDGISLIKTLRKLELSYPVIVLTARNHWQDKVSGLDAGADDYLTKPFQSEELLARLNALIRRSVGQASPLIENGPLRLNTSSAQVWVNEQQITLTSYEYKLLEYLALHPEQVKSKTELTEHIYDQDFDLDSNVIEVFVRRLRKKLDPDGEYGFIETLRGQGYKLKVFDAK; from the coding sequence ATGCGTTTGTTGTTGGTTGAAGATGATCTCGCCTTGCAGGCCAATTTGCAGGAGCAGCTGGTGCGCGCCGGCTATTCGGTGGATGTGGCCGGTGATGGCGAAGAAGGTTTGTTTAAGGGGCGGGAGTATCCCTATGATGCCGCGATTATTGATGTCGGTTTGCCGAAAATGGACGGCATCAGTTTGATTAAAACCTTGCGTAAACTAGAGCTGTCTTACCCGGTTATTGTGCTGACGGCGAGAAACCACTGGCAGGATAAAGTGTCCGGGTTAGATGCCGGCGCCGATGATTACCTAACCAAACCGTTTCAGAGTGAAGAATTGCTGGCGCGGTTAAATGCCCTGATCCGCCGCTCTGTCGGTCAGGCCAGTCCCCTGATTGAAAACGGTCCGTTGCGTTTGAATACTTCCAGTGCCCAGGTGTGGGTGAATGAACAACAGATCACTTTAACCAGCTATGAATACAAGCTGCTGGAATATCTGGCCCTGCATCCGGAACAGGTAAAATCAAAAACCGAGCTTACCGAACATATTTATGATCAGGACTTTGATCTCGACTCTAATGTTATTGAAGTTTTTGTCCGCCGCTTAAGGAAAAAACTCGACCCTGACGGTGAATATGGTTTTATCGAAACCTTGCGGGGACAGGGTTATAAGCTCAAGGTTTTTGATGCTAAATGA
- a CDS encoding ATP-binding protein, with amino-acid sequence MSKFFPDFSSLLPWKLKSLKARLRLSALLIVVLVLPLIGVTLNSAFEAHIKSAIHNELAAYSYSILAVAEVEQQELLMPELLLENQFNVIESGLYALITKGQLEEENTQQASRQEILWLSNSLLGLDIPYVFPQPALGRSLSEEIDLNGEQHLIYSFSASFSDGEQDFPVTIHIIKNQADLLVITGQFKRQLWLWLLVLMALLLLIQMSWLNWTLKPLHILKGELQSVEQGKTDQLQARYPLELEQVTGQLNLLLHTEQNQRQRYRNALSDLAHSLKTPLAVMQSQADLPEAFNEQLAVINRTIEHQLKRAQSAGESSWHLGILIKPVALKLVSALEKIYRHKALNISVLMAEEVLFKGDEADLMELLGNMLDNACKAAKQRVVVKVNATDGQLVIRVEDDGQGISEDQREKVLNRGTRADTYEQGHGIGLAIIRDIVTSYQGELLIEESRELGGACFMLCFNEKKQ; translated from the coding sequence ATGAGTAAATTTTTTCCAGACTTTTCGTCCCTGCTGCCCTGGAAACTCAAGTCACTGAAAGCACGCTTAAGATTAAGCGCCCTGCTGATTGTCGTGCTGGTCTTGCCCCTGATCGGGGTGACCCTTAACAGTGCCTTTGAAGCCCATATCAAGAGCGCTATCCATAACGAACTGGCCGCCTATAGCTATTCCATCCTGGCGGTGGCGGAAGTGGAGCAGCAGGAATTACTGATGCCGGAGCTGCTGCTGGAAAACCAGTTTAATGTCATCGAGTCCGGTTTATATGCGCTGATCACTAAGGGACAGCTTGAGGAAGAAAATACGCAGCAGGCTTCCCGGCAGGAAATATTGTGGCTGTCCAACTCCCTGCTGGGGCTGGATATTCCCTATGTTTTCCCTCAGCCGGCATTGGGTCGGTCTTTGTCCGAGGAAATTGATCTTAATGGCGAGCAACACTTAATTTATAGCTTCAGTGCCAGTTTCAGTGACGGTGAGCAGGACTTTCCCGTTACCATACATATCATTAAAAACCAGGCGGATCTTTTGGTGATCACCGGGCAGTTTAAACGCCAGTTATGGCTGTGGCTGCTGGTATTGATGGCCTTGTTGCTGCTGATCCAAATGAGCTGGTTGAACTGGACCCTCAAACCCCTGCATATCCTTAAAGGGGAGTTGCAGTCGGTGGAGCAGGGCAAGACGGATCAGCTCCAGGCCCGTTATCCGCTGGAGCTGGAACAAGTGACCGGCCAGCTGAACTTATTGCTGCATACAGAGCAAAACCAGAGGCAAAGATACCGCAATGCTTTATCGGACCTGGCCCATAGCTTAAAAACGCCGCTGGCAGTGATGCAAAGCCAGGCGGATTTACCCGAGGCTTTTAATGAGCAATTGGCGGTGATTAACCGCACCATAGAGCACCAGCTTAAGCGGGCGCAAAGTGCCGGGGAGTCTTCCTGGCACCTGGGGATTTTGATCAAGCCGGTTGCACTTAAGCTGGTTTCTGCGCTGGAGAAAATCTACCGCCATAAAGCCTTGAATATTTCGGTATTGATGGCTGAGGAAGTACTTTTTAAAGGTGATGAAGCCGACCTGATGGAGCTTTTGGGCAATATGCTGGATAACGCCTGCAAAGCGGCAAAGCAGCGGGTGGTGGTTAAGGTGAATGCCACAGACGGGCAACTGGTGATCAGGGTGGAAGATGACGGCCAGGGCATCAGTGAAGATCAACGGGAAAAAGTCCTTAACCGCGGCACCCGGGCCGACACCTATGAGCAGGGGCACGGCATAGGGCTGGCGATCATCCGGGATATAGTGACCAGCTACCAGGGGGAGTTATTGATAGAAGAGTCCCGTGAGCTTGGCGGCGCCTGTTTTATGCTGTGTTTTAACGAGAAAAAACAGTAA
- a CDS encoding diguanylate cyclase, with protein sequence MLFVPLLTLALLFTAPASGNAVSLTEDEQAWLRQHPQLRIAGDPDYAPFEFRNARGELIGISQDILSYCLNVLAIELVEVPTHNWKQAQDHLSAGAADLITVASQATHLDKHLAFSQPYIYLPVVILTRNQVDQQLGLKDLYGRNLLTVHGLGVNNYLEQFADKIRLVYAHSSQAALQQLSSGAADAMVMNLASASYQMQALKLSNLRISGEIDYTYQLAFAVRSELSPLIPILNKVLAAMPTEQKQQVIAKWINLEQYLWRPGNYQTLMIIAIIAALGFALMFALYLSLNRKLTIQNKALEQKSRLLEKEIEERKLLEVKLKEQVFQDDLTGLANRRKLLERVSLEWPRSLRASRPISLLMLDLDHFKKINDSFGHDVGDRVLVTTANILQDSTRITDLVARWGGEEFVLMLPETGHDIAMEIAERIREKIATTELDHQGKTITFTLSIGVATTEDGEPSFTELLNISDMALYQSKEQGRNRVSSIII encoded by the coding sequence ATGTTATTTGTTCCGCTGTTAACCCTAGCTCTGCTGTTCACAGCCCCGGCAAGCGGCAATGCCGTGAGCCTGACCGAAGACGAGCAGGCCTGGTTACGACAACACCCGCAGCTCCGCATTGCCGGCGATCCCGACTATGCACCGTTCGAGTTTCGCAATGCCCGGGGGGAACTGATCGGCATTTCCCAGGACATCCTCAGTTACTGCCTGAATGTACTGGCCATTGAACTGGTTGAGGTACCGACCCATAACTGGAAGCAGGCGCAGGACCACCTCAGCGCGGGAGCGGCGGATCTGATCACTGTAGCCAGCCAGGCCACGCATCTGGATAAACACCTGGCCTTCAGCCAACCCTACATATACCTGCCGGTGGTGATCCTGACCCGTAACCAGGTTGACCAACAACTCGGCCTGAAAGATCTTTACGGCCGGAACCTGCTCACAGTGCATGGCTTAGGCGTCAATAACTACCTGGAGCAGTTTGCCGATAAAATCAGGCTGGTTTATGCACACTCAAGCCAGGCAGCACTGCAGCAACTTTCATCCGGCGCTGCAGACGCTATGGTCATGAACCTGGCCAGCGCCAGTTACCAGATGCAGGCATTAAAACTGAGCAACTTGCGGATTTCCGGAGAGATAGACTACACCTATCAGCTCGCTTTCGCCGTACGCAGCGAACTTAGCCCTTTGATCCCCATCCTGAATAAAGTCCTGGCTGCCATGCCGACGGAGCAAAAACAGCAGGTTATCGCCAAATGGATCAACCTGGAACAATACCTGTGGCGTCCGGGAAACTACCAAACACTAATGATAATCGCCATTATAGCCGCCCTGGGCTTTGCCCTGATGTTTGCCTTATATTTGTCCCTTAACCGTAAACTCACCATACAAAATAAGGCCCTGGAGCAAAAATCCCGGTTGCTCGAAAAAGAAATTGAAGAACGCAAATTGCTGGAAGTAAAATTAAAAGAGCAGGTCTTTCAGGACGACCTGACAGGTTTGGCCAACCGGAGAAAATTACTGGAAAGGGTATCCCTGGAATGGCCGAGATCGCTGCGCGCCTCGCGCCCCATTTCATTGCTTATGCTGGATCTGGATCATTTTAAAAAGATCAACGACAGCTTTGGCCATGATGTTGGTGACCGGGTGTTGGTGACCACAGCCAACATATTGCAGGACTCTACCCGGATCACGGATCTGGTGGCGCGCTGGGGCGGTGAAGAATTCGTCTTGATGTTACCGGAAACCGGCCACGATATAGCCATGGAAATTGCGGAACGTATCCGGGAAAAAATAGCAACAACCGAGCTGGATCATCAGGGCAAGACTATCACCTTTACCCTGAGTATCGGGGTTGCCACCACGGAAGACGGCGAGCCGAGTTTTACCGAACTGCTCAATATTTCGGATATGGCCCTGTACCAGTCCAAAGAACAGGGACGGAACCGGGTATCCTCCATTATTATCTGA
- the dbpA gene encoding ATP-dependent RNA helicase DbpA, which yields MTNTAFSSLKLRLELQENLVSLGYQAMTAIQAQSLPDILAGKDVIAQGKTGSGKTAAFSLGLLQKLNVKRFRIQSLVLCPTRELADQVAKEIRKLARTIHNIKVLTLCGGMPFGPQIGSLEHGAHIVVGTPGRVEEHVRKGTLNLDNVTTLVLDEADRMLEMGFQPSLDAIIEQVPGKRQTLLFSATYPEKIQAIAGAVMTKPVMVKVAATHDNTSISQHFYRVEDNQQRLQALRLLLLAHNPASSVVFCNTKREVQEVADELHHYGFSVLALHGDLEQRDRDKALIRFANKSANILVATDVAARGLDIEDLDAVFNYHIARDSEVHVHRIGRTGRAGSKGHAYSFYSDKESYKVALLEDYLDRTIAGETLPDSGVLANKPAAALMTTLLIDGGKKQKLRPGDILGALTGERGIRGDQVGKINVFDFFAYVAVAKSAVTPALRKLEKGKMKGRNFRVRIVKD from the coding sequence TTGACAAATACCGCTTTTTCATCCCTTAAATTACGTCTTGAGCTGCAGGAAAATCTCGTCAGTTTAGGTTATCAGGCCATGACGGCGATCCAGGCGCAGAGTCTGCCGGATATCCTGGCGGGCAAGGATGTTATCGCTCAGGGGAAAACCGGCTCGGGTAAGACGGCGGCGTTTTCCTTGGGGTTATTGCAAAAGCTTAATGTCAAACGTTTCCGTATCCAGTCGCTGGTATTATGTCCTACCCGGGAGCTGGCGGATCAGGTGGCGAAAGAAATCCGTAAACTGGCGCGTACCATACACAATATTAAGGTATTGACCTTGTGCGGCGGCATGCCCTTTGGTCCGCAAATAGGCTCTTTGGAGCACGGCGCCCATATTGTGGTAGGCACGCCCGGACGGGTGGAAGAGCATGTGCGTAAAGGCACCCTGAACTTGGATAATGTCACCACTTTAGTGCTGGATGAAGCCGACCGTATGCTGGAGATGGGCTTTCAGCCATCCCTGGATGCCATTATCGAGCAGGTGCCGGGCAAACGTCAGACCTTATTATTCAGCGCCACTTACCCGGAAAAAATCCAGGCCATTGCCGGTGCTGTGATGACAAAGCCGGTGATGGTGAAAGTCGCGGCCACCCATGACAATACCAGCATCAGCCAGCACTTTTACCGGGTGGAAGATAATCAGCAGAGATTACAGGCCCTGCGTTTGTTATTGCTGGCGCATAACCCGGCTTCTTCCGTGGTTTTTTGTAACACCAAAAGGGAAGTGCAGGAAGTGGCGGACGAACTGCATCATTACGGCTTCAGCGTGTTGGCTTTGCACGGGGATCTGGAACAAAGGGACAGGGATAAAGCCCTGATCCGTTTTGCCAACAAGAGCGCCAATATCCTGGTGGCGACAGATGTCGCCGCCCGCGGCCTGGATATTGAAGATCTGGATGCGGTATTTAATTATCATATTGCCCGCGACAGTGAGGTGCATGTACACCGTATCGGCCGCACCGGACGTGCCGGCAGCAAAGGCCATGCTTATTCTTTTTACAGCGATAAGGAAAGTTATAAGGTTGCCCTGCTGGAAGATTATTTAGATCGCACCATAGCAGGCGAAACCTTGCCCGACAGCGGCGTGCTTGCCAATAAACCGGCGGCTGCGTTAATGACCACCTTGCTGATTGACGGCGGCAAGAAACAAAAATTGCGCCCGGGTGATATTTTGGGGGCATTAACCGGAGAGAGAGGCATTCGCGGCGATCAGGTGGGAAAAATTAATGTCTTTGATTTTTTTGCCTATGTTGCCGTGGCTAAAAGTGCCGTAACGCCTGCCTTAAGAAAACTGGAAAAAGGTAAGATGAAAGGACGCAACTTCAGGGTACGCATAGTTAAAGACTAG
- a CDS encoding response regulator transcription factor: MNILIVEDSLSLRRSLRLGLTNLGFTLDDTGDGAEGLSMALTGDYQLLILDIMLPGLDGLSILKALRKAKSNIKVLVLSAKDLPQDKVKGLLEGADDYMTKPFSFDELHARLVSLMRRGDLCVALNKICIDDFSLDINLKQLFYGNAEVVLTPNEYKIIECLFTNQNKVISPEKLSEYIVGQYDVISKNSIEAHLSSARKKIKGLGGYLPVKTKRGFGYIASNG, translated from the coding sequence TTGAACATACTCATCGTTGAAGACTCTTTATCGCTAAGGCGCAGTTTACGTCTGGGCTTAACCAACCTGGGCTTTACCCTGGATGATACCGGTGACGGAGCCGAGGGTCTGTCTATGGCGCTGACGGGAGATTATCAGCTGCTTATTTTGGATATCATGCTGCCCGGGCTCGACGGCCTGTCTATTCTAAAAGCCCTGCGCAAGGCGAAAAGCAACATCAAGGTATTGGTACTGTCGGCCAAAGATCTGCCGCAAGATAAAGTCAAAGGTTTGCTTGAAGGGGCGGACGACTATATGACCAAGCCTTTTTCCTTCGACGAACTCCATGCCCGCTTGGTCAGCCTGATGCGCCGCGGCGATCTCTGTGTGGCATTAAATAAAATCTGCATCGATGACTTTTCCCTGGATATCAACTTAAAACAGCTTTTTTACGGCAATGCCGAAGTAGTCCTGACCCCCAATGAATATAAGATTATCGAATGCCTGTTTACCAATCAAAACAAGGTGATCAGCCCGGAAAAGCTCAGCGAATATATCGTCGGCCAGTATGATGTTATTTCCAAAAACTCCATCGAAGCCCATCTCTCTTCGGCGCGGAAAAAGATCAAAGGCTTAGGGGGATATTTACCGGTGAAAACCAAACGGGGGTTTGGCTATATCGCCTCAAACGGATGA
- a CDS encoding ATP-binding protein — MTQNSIKDRLVRSVSIIISVILVAILLMTDLSVDGLMEAQFNKILLHEANSLITLVEEEPEGVDFMFADEFRPEFSSRTDTEYFQLWRNNRTFEKSRLLSFYKINQLPKTELPVNTHVFMDIRLPDGQAGREVLIHFMPQLDMDERIRRKLARLDDSERSSMYLALAVSTEELDKILILVDIAFLLACIFAVVVVRYLVGKMITRGLTPLNELNRQLKNIDIRSSGNQLQMVNPPAELVPMVNELNRFIEQNTRLYRNEQRLTSDIAHELKTPITELINLTEVAIKFPHEKELSETFQPDVLALSERLKNIVNNILLWHKSQSTPSGCYKQDLQQISCLSSVKAVLAGLSCKYPGCEQRVAFTGEFLQAVITSNVFAFETIMKNLLDNALFYSSAYTRVSVEIKPTVEGKTCLALTNELTEPVSGEALNHFFEPLWQLDSARTATDHFGLGLVIVKSFCLHINASITVELCTLEENKPGITFALEL, encoded by the coding sequence ATGACACAAAATTCGATTAAAGACCGCCTGGTGCGGTCTGTCAGTATTATCATTTCGGTGATCCTGGTGGCGATTTTGCTGATGACAGACTTAAGTGTCGACGGCTTGATGGAGGCACAGTTTAATAAAATCCTGCTGCATGAAGCCAACAGTTTGATCACTTTAGTGGAAGAAGAACCCGAAGGCGTCGATTTTATGTTCGCCGATGAATTCAGGCCGGAATTTTCATCGCGCACCGACACAGAATATTTTCAGTTATGGCGCAATAACCGGACTTTTGAGAAATCCCGTTTACTTTCTTTTTATAAAATAAACCAATTGCCGAAGACCGAGCTGCCGGTAAACACTCATGTCTTTATGGATATCCGCTTGCCGGACGGGCAGGCAGGGCGCGAGGTGCTGATCCACTTTATGCCGCAACTGGATATGGATGAAAGAATACGGCGGAAACTGGCCCGGTTGGATGACAGCGAACGCAGTTCTATGTATCTGGCATTGGCGGTGAGCACAGAAGAGCTCGATAAAATTTTAATTTTGGTGGACATTGCTTTCCTGCTGGCCTGTATCTTTGCTGTGGTGGTGGTGCGTTATCTGGTGGGGAAAATGATTACCCGGGGGTTAACTCCCTTAAATGAGCTGAACCGCCAACTGAAAAACATAGATATACGTAGCAGCGGCAATCAGCTGCAGATGGTGAATCCTCCGGCGGAGCTGGTGCCTATGGTAAATGAGCTTAACCGCTTTATTGAGCAAAATACCCGCTTATACCGGAACGAGCAAAGACTGACTTCTGATATTGCCCATGAACTTAAAACGCCGATCACAGAATTGATCAACTTAACGGAAGTGGCGATTAAGTTTCCCCATGAAAAAGAATTAAGCGAAACGTTTCAGCCGGATGTTTTAGCCTTGAGCGAGCGTTTGAAAAATATCGTCAACAACATTTTGCTGTGGCATAAAAGCCAAAGCACGCCAAGCGGCTGTTATAAACAGGACCTACAGCAGATTTCTTGCCTGAGTTCGGTTAAAGCTGTACTGGCCGGGTTAAGCTGTAAATATCCCGGATGTGAACAGCGGGTTGCTTTTACCGGAGAGTTTTTGCAAGCCGTTATCACCAGCAATGTTTTTGCCTTTGAAACCATCATGAAAAACCTGCTCGATAATGCCTTGTTTTATAGCTCTGCCTATACTCGGGTGTCGGTTGAAATCAAACCAACGGTGGAGGGGAAAACCTGCCTGGCGTTGACCAATGAATTGACTGAACCCGTTTCAGGCGAAGCCCTTAATCATTTTTTCGAGCCCTTGTGGCAACTCGACAGCGCCAGAACCGCGACCGACCACTTCGGGCTTGGGCTGGTGATTGTTAAGTCTTTTTGCCTGCATATAAATGCCAGTATCACAGTCGAATTATGCACCCTTGAAGAAAACAAGCCGGGGATCACTTTTGCCCTGGAACTATAA